The following coding sequences are from one Lathamus discolor isolate bLatDis1 chromosome 10, bLatDis1.hap1, whole genome shotgun sequence window:
- the BRD8 gene encoding bromodomain-containing protein 8 isoform X2 has protein sequence MAAGTGKHKLLSAGPTEPWSIREKLCLASSVMRSGDQNWVSVSRAIKPFAEPGRPPDWFSQKHCASQYSELLETTETPKRKRGEKGEVVETVEDVIVRKLTAERVEELKKIIKETQEKYRQLKRDAELIQAGHMDNRLEELCNEIMIKKKLEEEEAEVKRKATDAAYQARQAIKNPQRRLTSVMVRSPAGSTSPGGDYALGDLSQPAVDEASPGVTPGTLPSTPVASFIGIPDTPPGSAPLDAPMTPVTDDSPQKKMLGQKATPPPSPLLSELLKKGSLLPTSPRLVGENEMAVASGHMNSSGVLLEVGSVLPVLHSGEMQSAPGAVPASPAASVSQPEACVSMEAVADSHTVTVSMDSSEISMIIDSIKKECLGSGAGGTAGSSKDHCMDGKEDLDLAEKMDIAVSYTGEELDFDTVGNIIAIIEDKVDDHPEVLDAAVVEAALSSFCEDTDDPQTLPGPWEHSIRQEHEKQAQIPQVSVTVKQERLECEEPEAKGIRDLMGIGDLGSEIKTEPAEQEQNQLGPEETIAATARVTETPELRSQEIEEDQRAAVTVGETSEIEIESTKGEDMVHNTVKAETPPDDDSSPPQVPNVSEDSSQADVQHKFELSESMKEEAQALFRSQMKDGQGEEDDEDGASEAASLEEPKEEDQGEGYLSEMDNEPPVSESDDGFSVHNAPLQSHTLADSIPSSPASSQFSVCSEDQEAIQAQKIWKKAIMLVWRAAANHRYANVFLQPVTDDIAPGYHSIVQRPMDLSTIKKNIENGLIRTTAEFQRDIMLMFQNAVMYNSSDHDVYHMAVEMQRDVLEQIQQFLATQLIMQTSESGISAKSLRGRDSTRKQDASEKDSVPMGSPAFLLSLFDGGTRGRRCAIEADMKMKK, from the exons ATGGCGGCGGGGACGGGCA AGCACAAGCTGCTGAGCGCCGGCCCCACCGAGCCCTGGTCCATCCGCGAGAAGCTCTGCCTGGCCTCATCCGTCATGAGGAGCGGAGACCAGAACTG gGTCTCAGTCAGCAGAGCTATCAAACCTTTTGCAGAGCCAGGACGCCCACCTGACTGGTTTTCACAAAAG cACTGTGCATCTCAGTATTCAGAGCTCTTGGAGACTACAGAGACTCCCAA GAGAAAACGTGGTGAGAAGGGAGAAGTTGTAGAAACTGTGGAAGACGTTATTGTGCGGAAACTGACTGCAGAACGAGTTGAGGAGTTGAAGAAAATCAttaaagaaacacaggaaaagtaCAG GCAACTCAAGAGGGATGCAGAGCTGATCCAGGCTGGACACATGGATAACAGACTGGAGGAGCTATGCAATGAAATTATGAT aaagaaaaaactggaggaggaggaggcagaagtcAAGAGGAAGGCTACAGATGCTGCTTATCAGG CTCGTCAGGCCATTAAGAATCCACAACGACGGTTGACAAGTGTGATGGTTCGCTCCCCTGCAGGCTCAACCTCCCCAGGGGGAGACTATGCTCTGGGAGATCTGTCTCAGCCCGCTGTGGATGAGGCCAGTCCAGGG gtCACTCCAGGGACATTGCCCAGCACCCCAGTTGCCTCCTTCATTGGAATCCCTGACACCcctccaggctctgctcccCTGGATGCCCCTATGACCCCAGTCACTGATGATTCACCCCAGAAAAAGATGCTAGGACAAAAAGCAACTccgcctccttcccctctgctctcagagctgctgaagaagGGCAGTCTCCTGCCCACAAGCCCCAGGCTG GTTGGTGAAAATGAAATGGCAGTGGCTTCTGGTCACATGAACAGCTCAGGAGTCCTGCTGGAGGTAGGAAGTGTCCTGCCAGTGCTGCACAGTGGGGAAATGCAGTCGGCACCTGGTGCTGTCcctgcatctcctgctgcttcag TGAGCCAACCAGAAGCCTGTGTTTCTATGGAGGCAGTGGCTGATTCCCACACTGTGACAGTGTCCATGGACAGCAGTGAAATATCCATGATCATTGATTCCATCAAGAAAGAGTGCCTGGGTTCTGGGGCTGGTGGTACTGCAGGGTCTTCCAAAGATCACTGCATGGATGGGAAAGAAGACCTGGATTTAGCTGAGAAAATGGATATTGCAGTGTCCTATACAGGGGAAGAGCTGGACTTCGATACTGTTGGAAATATTATAGCCATCATTGAGGACAAG GTAGACGACCACCCTGAAGTCCTGGATGCAGCAGTTGTAGAAGCTgctctgtcttctttctgtGAAGATACGGATGACCCTCAGACCCTGCCTGGCCCATGGGAGCACTCAATTCGTCAGGAGCATGAGAAACAGGCCCAGATACCCCAAGTGTCTGTGACTGTGAAGCAGGAGAGACTGGAGTGTGAGGAGCCAGAGGCAAAGGGAATTCGAGACCTAATGGGCATTGGTGATCTGGGAtcagaaataaagacagaacctgcagagcaggagcagaatcAGCTGGGCCCTGAGGAAACTATAGCAGCAACTGCAAGAGTGACAGAAACACCAGAACTTCGAAGTCAAGAGATAGAAGAAGATCAAAGAGCAGCTGTAACAGTAGGAGAGACTTCTGAAATCGAGATAGAATCGACCAAGGGAGAAGACATGGTGCACAATACAGTGAAGGCAGAG aCCCCACCTGATGATGATTCATCCCCTCCACAAGTCCCAAATGTGAGTGAAGACTCCTCACAGGCTGATGTTCAGCACAAATTTGAGCTGTCAG AGTCAATGAAGGAGGAGGCCCAAGCCCTATTTAGGAGTCAGATGAAG gatGGGCAGGGTGAAGAGGATGATGAGGATGGTGCCAGTGAGGCTGCCAGTTTGGAGGAACCCAAAGAAGAAGATCAGGGTGAGGGATATCTGTCGGAGATGGATAATGAACCCCCCGTGAGCGAGAGCGATGATGGCTTCAGTGTCCATAATGCACCTTTACAGTCTCACACGCTAGCCgactccatccccagcagcccaGCCTCCTCACAGTT CTCAGTGTGTAGTGAAGACCAGGAAGCAATACAGGCCCAGAAGATTTGGAAGAAAGCCATCATGCTAGTTTGGAGAGCAGCAGCTAATCACAG GTACGCCAATGTCTTCCTGCAGCCTGTAACTGATGATATAGCACCAGGCTACCACAGTATTGTGCAGAG GCCAATGGATTTATCTACCATCAAAAAGAACATTGAGAATGGGCTGATACGAACCACAGCTGAGTTCCAGCGGGACATTATGCTGATGTTTCAAAATGCAGTTATGTACAACAGCTCTGACCATGATGTGTACCACATGGCTGTGGAGATGCAGCGAGATGTCCTGGAGCAGATCCAG CAATTTCTGGCCACACAATTGATCATGCAAACATCAGAGTCAGGGATAAGTGCAAAGAGCCTACGTGGGCGTGACTCCACTCGTAAGCAGGATGCTTCAGAGAAG GACAGTGTCCCAATGGgctctcctgccttccttctctctctcttt GATGGAGGCACCAGAGGGCGTCGCTGTGCCATTGAGGCAGACATGAAGATGAAGAAATGA
- the BRD8 gene encoding bromodomain-containing protein 8 isoform X1: protein MAAGTGKHKLLSAGPTEPWSIREKLCLASSVMRSGDQNWVSVSRAIKPFAEPGRPPDWFSQKHCASQYSELLETTETPKRKRGEKGEVVETVEDVIVRKLTAERVEELKKIIKETQEKYRQLKRDAELIQAGHMDNRLEELCNEIMIKKKLEEEEAEVKRKATDAAYQARQAIKNPQRRLTSVMVRSPAGSTSPGGDYALGDLSQPAVDEASPGVTPGTLPSTPVASFIGIPDTPPGSAPLDAPMTPVTDDSPQKKMLGQKATPPPSPLLSELLKKGSLLPTSPRLVGENEMAVASGHMNSSGVLLEVGSVLPVLHSGEMQSAPGAVPASPAASGAPTLSRLLEAGPAQFTSPLASFSAVASEPPAKLLPPPVEPVSQATIVMMPTLSAPSVVPPAAAPEGVATVSQPEACVSMEAVADSHTVTVSMDSSEISMIIDSIKKECLGSGAGGTAGSSKDHCMDGKEDLDLAEKMDIAVSYTGEELDFDTVGNIIAIIEDKVDDHPEVLDAAVVEAALSSFCEDTDDPQTLPGPWEHSIRQEHEKQAQIPQVSVTVKQERLECEEPEAKGIRDLMGIGDLGSEIKTEPAEQEQNQLGPEETIAATARVTETPELRSQEIEEDQRAAVTVGETSEIEIESTKGEDMVHNTVKAETPPDDDSSPPQVPNVSEDSSQADVQHKFELSESMKEEAQALFRSQMKDGQGEEDDEDGASEAASLEEPKEEDQGEGYLSEMDNEPPVSESDDGFSVHNAPLQSHTLADSIPSSPASSQFSVCSEDQEAIQAQKIWKKAIMLVWRAAANHRYANVFLQPVTDDIAPGYHSIVQRPMDLSTIKKNIENGLIRTTAEFQRDIMLMFQNAVMYNSSDHDVYHMAVEMQRDVLEQIQQFLATQLIMQTSESGISAKSLRGRDSTRKQDASEKDSVPMGSPAFLLSLFDGGTRGRRCAIEADMKMKK from the exons ATGGCGGCGGGGACGGGCA AGCACAAGCTGCTGAGCGCCGGCCCCACCGAGCCCTGGTCCATCCGCGAGAAGCTCTGCCTGGCCTCATCCGTCATGAGGAGCGGAGACCAGAACTG gGTCTCAGTCAGCAGAGCTATCAAACCTTTTGCAGAGCCAGGACGCCCACCTGACTGGTTTTCACAAAAG cACTGTGCATCTCAGTATTCAGAGCTCTTGGAGACTACAGAGACTCCCAA GAGAAAACGTGGTGAGAAGGGAGAAGTTGTAGAAACTGTGGAAGACGTTATTGTGCGGAAACTGACTGCAGAACGAGTTGAGGAGTTGAAGAAAATCAttaaagaaacacaggaaaagtaCAG GCAACTCAAGAGGGATGCAGAGCTGATCCAGGCTGGACACATGGATAACAGACTGGAGGAGCTATGCAATGAAATTATGAT aaagaaaaaactggaggaggaggaggcagaagtcAAGAGGAAGGCTACAGATGCTGCTTATCAGG CTCGTCAGGCCATTAAGAATCCACAACGACGGTTGACAAGTGTGATGGTTCGCTCCCCTGCAGGCTCAACCTCCCCAGGGGGAGACTATGCTCTGGGAGATCTGTCTCAGCCCGCTGTGGATGAGGCCAGTCCAGGG gtCACTCCAGGGACATTGCCCAGCACCCCAGTTGCCTCCTTCATTGGAATCCCTGACACCcctccaggctctgctcccCTGGATGCCCCTATGACCCCAGTCACTGATGATTCACCCCAGAAAAAGATGCTAGGACAAAAAGCAACTccgcctccttcccctctgctctcagagctgctgaagaagGGCAGTCTCCTGCCCACAAGCCCCAGGCTG GTTGGTGAAAATGAAATGGCAGTGGCTTCTGGTCACATGAACAGCTCAGGAGTCCTGCTGGAGGTAGGAAGTGTCCTGCCAGTGCTGCACAGTGGGGAAATGCAGTCGGCACCTGGTGCTGTCcctgcatctcctgctgcttcag GTGCTCCTACGCTTTCCCGGCTTTTAGAAGCTGGTCCTGCACAGTTCACCTCACCTCTTGCTTCCTTCTCCGCTGTTGCCAGTGAACCTCCAGCTAAGCTCCTGCCACCCCCAGTAGAGCCTGTGTCCCAGGCTACAATTGTCATGATGCCCACACTGTCAGCACCATCCGTTGTGccaccagctgcagctccagaagGCGTAGCCACAG TGAGCCAACCAGAAGCCTGTGTTTCTATGGAGGCAGTGGCTGATTCCCACACTGTGACAGTGTCCATGGACAGCAGTGAAATATCCATGATCATTGATTCCATCAAGAAAGAGTGCCTGGGTTCTGGGGCTGGTGGTACTGCAGGGTCTTCCAAAGATCACTGCATGGATGGGAAAGAAGACCTGGATTTAGCTGAGAAAATGGATATTGCAGTGTCCTATACAGGGGAAGAGCTGGACTTCGATACTGTTGGAAATATTATAGCCATCATTGAGGACAAG GTAGACGACCACCCTGAAGTCCTGGATGCAGCAGTTGTAGAAGCTgctctgtcttctttctgtGAAGATACGGATGACCCTCAGACCCTGCCTGGCCCATGGGAGCACTCAATTCGTCAGGAGCATGAGAAACAGGCCCAGATACCCCAAGTGTCTGTGACTGTGAAGCAGGAGAGACTGGAGTGTGAGGAGCCAGAGGCAAAGGGAATTCGAGACCTAATGGGCATTGGTGATCTGGGAtcagaaataaagacagaacctgcagagcaggagcagaatcAGCTGGGCCCTGAGGAAACTATAGCAGCAACTGCAAGAGTGACAGAAACACCAGAACTTCGAAGTCAAGAGATAGAAGAAGATCAAAGAGCAGCTGTAACAGTAGGAGAGACTTCTGAAATCGAGATAGAATCGACCAAGGGAGAAGACATGGTGCACAATACAGTGAAGGCAGAG aCCCCACCTGATGATGATTCATCCCCTCCACAAGTCCCAAATGTGAGTGAAGACTCCTCACAGGCTGATGTTCAGCACAAATTTGAGCTGTCAG AGTCAATGAAGGAGGAGGCCCAAGCCCTATTTAGGAGTCAGATGAAG gatGGGCAGGGTGAAGAGGATGATGAGGATGGTGCCAGTGAGGCTGCCAGTTTGGAGGAACCCAAAGAAGAAGATCAGGGTGAGGGATATCTGTCGGAGATGGATAATGAACCCCCCGTGAGCGAGAGCGATGATGGCTTCAGTGTCCATAATGCACCTTTACAGTCTCACACGCTAGCCgactccatccccagcagcccaGCCTCCTCACAGTT CTCAGTGTGTAGTGAAGACCAGGAAGCAATACAGGCCCAGAAGATTTGGAAGAAAGCCATCATGCTAGTTTGGAGAGCAGCAGCTAATCACAG GTACGCCAATGTCTTCCTGCAGCCTGTAACTGATGATATAGCACCAGGCTACCACAGTATTGTGCAGAG GCCAATGGATTTATCTACCATCAAAAAGAACATTGAGAATGGGCTGATACGAACCACAGCTGAGTTCCAGCGGGACATTATGCTGATGTTTCAAAATGCAGTTATGTACAACAGCTCTGACCATGATGTGTACCACATGGCTGTGGAGATGCAGCGAGATGTCCTGGAGCAGATCCAG CAATTTCTGGCCACACAATTGATCATGCAAACATCAGAGTCAGGGATAAGTGCAAAGAGCCTACGTGGGCGTGACTCCACTCGTAAGCAGGATGCTTCAGAGAAG GACAGTGTCCCAATGGgctctcctgccttccttctctctctcttt GATGGAGGCACCAGAGGGCGTCGCTGTGCCATTGAGGCAGACATGAAGATGAAGAAATGA
- the BRD8 gene encoding bromodomain-containing protein 8 isoform X3, translating into MAAGTGKHKLLSAGPTEPWSIREKLCLASSVMRSGDQNWVSVSRAIKPFAEPGRPPDWFSQKHCASQYSELLETTETPKRKRGEKGEVVETVEDVIVRKLTAERVEELKKIIKETQEKYRQLKRDAELIQAGHMDNRLEELCNEIMIKKKLEEEEAEVKRKATDAAYQARQAIKNPQRRLTSVMVRSPAGSTSPGGDYALGDLSQPAVDEASPGVGENEMAVASGHMNSSGVLLEVGSVLPVLHSGEMQSAPGAVPASPAASGAPTLSRLLEAGPAQFTSPLASFSAVASEPPAKLLPPPVEPVSQATIVMMPTLSAPSVVPPAAAPEGVATVSQPEACVSMEAVADSHTVTVSMDSSEISMIIDSIKKECLGSGAGGTAGSSKDHCMDGKEDLDLAEKMDIAVSYTGEELDFDTVGNIIAIIEDKVDDHPEVLDAAVVEAALSSFCEDTDDPQTLPGPWEHSIRQEHEKQAQIPQVSVTVKQERLECEEPEAKGIRDLMGIGDLGSEIKTEPAEQEQNQLGPEETIAATARVTETPELRSQEIEEDQRAAVTVGETSEIEIESTKGEDMVHNTVKAETPPDDDSSPPQVPNVSEDSSQADVQHKFELSESMKEEAQALFRSQMKDGQGEEDDEDGASEAASLEEPKEEDQGEGYLSEMDNEPPVSESDDGFSVHNAPLQSHTLADSIPSSPASSQFSVCSEDQEAIQAQKIWKKAIMLVWRAAANHRYANVFLQPVTDDIAPGYHSIVQRPMDLSTIKKNIENGLIRTTAEFQRDIMLMFQNAVMYNSSDHDVYHMAVEMQRDVLEQIQQFLATQLIMQTSESGISAKSLRGRDSTRKQDASEKDSVPMGSPAFLLSLFDGGTRGRRCAIEADMKMKK; encoded by the exons ATGGCGGCGGGGACGGGCA AGCACAAGCTGCTGAGCGCCGGCCCCACCGAGCCCTGGTCCATCCGCGAGAAGCTCTGCCTGGCCTCATCCGTCATGAGGAGCGGAGACCAGAACTG gGTCTCAGTCAGCAGAGCTATCAAACCTTTTGCAGAGCCAGGACGCCCACCTGACTGGTTTTCACAAAAG cACTGTGCATCTCAGTATTCAGAGCTCTTGGAGACTACAGAGACTCCCAA GAGAAAACGTGGTGAGAAGGGAGAAGTTGTAGAAACTGTGGAAGACGTTATTGTGCGGAAACTGACTGCAGAACGAGTTGAGGAGTTGAAGAAAATCAttaaagaaacacaggaaaagtaCAG GCAACTCAAGAGGGATGCAGAGCTGATCCAGGCTGGACACATGGATAACAGACTGGAGGAGCTATGCAATGAAATTATGAT aaagaaaaaactggaggaggaggaggcagaagtcAAGAGGAAGGCTACAGATGCTGCTTATCAGG CTCGTCAGGCCATTAAGAATCCACAACGACGGTTGACAAGTGTGATGGTTCGCTCCCCTGCAGGCTCAACCTCCCCAGGGGGAGACTATGCTCTGGGAGATCTGTCTCAGCCCGCTGTGGATGAGGCCAGTCCAGGG GTTGGTGAAAATGAAATGGCAGTGGCTTCTGGTCACATGAACAGCTCAGGAGTCCTGCTGGAGGTAGGAAGTGTCCTGCCAGTGCTGCACAGTGGGGAAATGCAGTCGGCACCTGGTGCTGTCcctgcatctcctgctgcttcag GTGCTCCTACGCTTTCCCGGCTTTTAGAAGCTGGTCCTGCACAGTTCACCTCACCTCTTGCTTCCTTCTCCGCTGTTGCCAGTGAACCTCCAGCTAAGCTCCTGCCACCCCCAGTAGAGCCTGTGTCCCAGGCTACAATTGTCATGATGCCCACACTGTCAGCACCATCCGTTGTGccaccagctgcagctccagaagGCGTAGCCACAG TGAGCCAACCAGAAGCCTGTGTTTCTATGGAGGCAGTGGCTGATTCCCACACTGTGACAGTGTCCATGGACAGCAGTGAAATATCCATGATCATTGATTCCATCAAGAAAGAGTGCCTGGGTTCTGGGGCTGGTGGTACTGCAGGGTCTTCCAAAGATCACTGCATGGATGGGAAAGAAGACCTGGATTTAGCTGAGAAAATGGATATTGCAGTGTCCTATACAGGGGAAGAGCTGGACTTCGATACTGTTGGAAATATTATAGCCATCATTGAGGACAAG GTAGACGACCACCCTGAAGTCCTGGATGCAGCAGTTGTAGAAGCTgctctgtcttctttctgtGAAGATACGGATGACCCTCAGACCCTGCCTGGCCCATGGGAGCACTCAATTCGTCAGGAGCATGAGAAACAGGCCCAGATACCCCAAGTGTCTGTGACTGTGAAGCAGGAGAGACTGGAGTGTGAGGAGCCAGAGGCAAAGGGAATTCGAGACCTAATGGGCATTGGTGATCTGGGAtcagaaataaagacagaacctgcagagcaggagcagaatcAGCTGGGCCCTGAGGAAACTATAGCAGCAACTGCAAGAGTGACAGAAACACCAGAACTTCGAAGTCAAGAGATAGAAGAAGATCAAAGAGCAGCTGTAACAGTAGGAGAGACTTCTGAAATCGAGATAGAATCGACCAAGGGAGAAGACATGGTGCACAATACAGTGAAGGCAGAG aCCCCACCTGATGATGATTCATCCCCTCCACAAGTCCCAAATGTGAGTGAAGACTCCTCACAGGCTGATGTTCAGCACAAATTTGAGCTGTCAG AGTCAATGAAGGAGGAGGCCCAAGCCCTATTTAGGAGTCAGATGAAG gatGGGCAGGGTGAAGAGGATGATGAGGATGGTGCCAGTGAGGCTGCCAGTTTGGAGGAACCCAAAGAAGAAGATCAGGGTGAGGGATATCTGTCGGAGATGGATAATGAACCCCCCGTGAGCGAGAGCGATGATGGCTTCAGTGTCCATAATGCACCTTTACAGTCTCACACGCTAGCCgactccatccccagcagcccaGCCTCCTCACAGTT CTCAGTGTGTAGTGAAGACCAGGAAGCAATACAGGCCCAGAAGATTTGGAAGAAAGCCATCATGCTAGTTTGGAGAGCAGCAGCTAATCACAG GTACGCCAATGTCTTCCTGCAGCCTGTAACTGATGATATAGCACCAGGCTACCACAGTATTGTGCAGAG GCCAATGGATTTATCTACCATCAAAAAGAACATTGAGAATGGGCTGATACGAACCACAGCTGAGTTCCAGCGGGACATTATGCTGATGTTTCAAAATGCAGTTATGTACAACAGCTCTGACCATGATGTGTACCACATGGCTGTGGAGATGCAGCGAGATGTCCTGGAGCAGATCCAG CAATTTCTGGCCACACAATTGATCATGCAAACATCAGAGTCAGGGATAAGTGCAAAGAGCCTACGTGGGCGTGACTCCACTCGTAAGCAGGATGCTTCAGAGAAG GACAGTGTCCCAATGGgctctcctgccttccttctctctctcttt GATGGAGGCACCAGAGGGCGTCGCTGTGCCATTGAGGCAGACATGAAGATGAAGAAATGA